A window of Poecilia reticulata strain Guanapo unplaced genomic scaffold, Guppy_female_1.0+MT scaffold_1442, whole genome shotgun sequence contains these coding sequences:
- the LOC108166088 gene encoding adhesion G-protein coupled receptor G7-like, whose protein sequence is MKSRQKQTNLISKTSLLCICLSLLAFIITFLSGVQNSGPEDGTEEXPSDQNQILDSELHVEPDRGSCTXVAALLHFFLLATFSWNSMYGTQVVLLVRSMQRSLPSYWTRLSWGVGWGTTXQTPKLPNTSTFYYLLYLFKTCRNCLQT, encoded by the coding sequence ATGAAATCCCGTCAAAAGCAAACCAACCTGATCTCCAAGACGTCTCTGCTCTGCATCTGCCTCAGTCTGCTGGCCTTCATCATCACCTTCCTGTCTGGAGTCCAGAACTCCGGACCTGAGGACGGTACCGAGGAGCMGCCCAGCGATCAGAACCAGATCYTGGACTCTGAGCTGCATGTGGAGCCGGACCGCGGCTCCTGCACGGYCGTGGCGGCGCTTCTGCACTTCTTCCTGCTGGCCACCTTCTCATGGAACAGCATGTACGGCACCCAGGTGGTTCTGCTGGTCCGATCCATGCAGCGCAGCCTGCCCTCGTACTGGACCCGGCTCAGCTGGGGAGTCGGATGGGGTACGACRYTTCAAACACCAAAGCTGCCAAACACCTCAACTTTCTActatttgttatatttattcaaaacatgcaggaacTGTCTGcagacataa